One window from the genome of Cucumis melo cultivar AY chromosome 10, USDA_Cmelo_AY_1.0, whole genome shotgun sequence encodes:
- the LOC103488832 gene encoding protein translocase subunit SecA, chloroplastic isoform X2, whose translation MEFLLQEAFAVVREASKRVLGLRPFDVQLIGGMVLHKGEIAEMRTGEGKTLVAILPAYLNALTGKGVHVVTVNDYLARRDCEWVGQVPRFLGLKVGLIQQNMTSEERRENYLSDITYVTNSELGFDYLRDNLATSVEELVLRDFSYCVIDEVDSILIDEARTPLIISGPAEKPSDRYYKAAKLASAFESDIHYTVDEKQKTVLLTEQGYEDAEEILDVKDLYDPREQWASYVLNAIKAKELFLRDVNYIIRGKEVLIVDEFTGRVMQGRRWSDGLHQAVEAKEGLPIQNETVTLASISYQNFFLQFPKLCGMTGTAATESTEFESIYKLKVTIVPTNKPMIRKDESDVVFRATTGKWRAVVVEISRMHKTGRPVLVGTTSVEQSDALSAQLQEAGIPHEVLNAKPENVEREAEIVAQSGRLGAVTIATNMAGRGTDIILGGNSEFMARLKLRELLMPRLVKLTNGAFVSVKKPPPKKTWKVNESLFPCDLSSENAKLAEEAVQFAVKTWGQKSLTELEAEERLSYSCEKGPAQDDVIAKLRNAFLEIVKEYKVYTEEERKKVVLAGGLHVVGTERHESRRIDNQLRGRSGRQGDPGSSRFFLSLEDNIFRIFGGDRIQGLMRAFRVEDLPIESQMLTKALDEAQRKVENYFFDIRKQLFEYDEVLNSQRDRVYTERRRALESDNLQSLIIEYAELTMDDILEANIGSDTPTESWDLEKLIAKVQQYCYLLDDLTPDLLRSKYPTYESLQNYLRLRGREAYLQKRDIVEKEAPGLMKEAERFLILSNIDRLWKEHLQALKFVQQAVGLRGYAQRDPLIEYKLEGYNLFLDMMAQIRRNVIYSIYQFKPVLVKKDQDGGRKEKSGEVVTNGRGTNNNNSGPVAAESSSSATNPKATA comes from the exons TAAGGGGGAAATAGCAGAGATGAGAACTGGAGAAGGAAAGACCTTAGTTGCTATTTTACCAGCTTATTTGAATGCTTTAACTGGAAAAGGGGTTCATGTTGTTACTGTTAATGATTATCTGGCCAGGCGAGACTGTGAATGGGTTGGTCAAGTCCCTCGTTTTCTTGGACTGAAGGTTGGCCTCATTCAAC AGAATATGACAAgtgaagaaagaagagagaattACCTAAGTGATATTACCTACGTCACTAATAGCGAGCTTGGTTTTGATTACTTGAGGGACAATCTTGCCAC GAGTGTTGAAGAGCTTGTCTTAAGAGATTTCAGTTACTGTGTGATTGACGAGGTTGATTCGATCCTCATTGATGAAGCAAGAACGCCGCTCATTATATCTGGCCCTGCAGAGAAACCTAGTGATAGATATTATAAAGCTGCAAAGCTGGCTTCTGCTTTTGAAAGTGATATACATTACACT GTGGATGAGAAACAGAAGACTGTGCTGCTGACAGAACAAGGTTATGAGGATGCTGAGGAAATTCTGGATGTTAAAGACTTGTATGATCCTCGAGAACAATGGGCATCGTATGTTCTTAATGCAATAAAAGCTAAAGAACTATTTCTAAGAGACGTCAATTACATAATTCGTGGTAAAGAGGTCCTAATTGTAGATGAATTCACTGGTCGAGTGATGCAG GGGAGAAGATGGAGTGATGGACTTCATCAAGCAGTTGAAGCAAAAGAAGGTTTACCAATTCAAAATGAAACTGTTACACTAGCTTCAATAAGTTATCAAAACTTCTTCCTCCAG TTCCCAAAGCTTTGTGGAATGACTGGCACTGCAGCAACGGAAAGCACTGAATTTGAGAGTATATATAAGCTCAAAGTCACAATTGTACCTACAAACAAGCCTATGATAAGAAAG GATGAGTCAGACGTGGTTTTCAGGGCAACAACAGGAAAGTGGCGAGCTGTTGTGGTAGAGATTTCTAGAATGCATAAGACTGGTCGCCCTGTGCTTGTTGGCACAACTAGTGTTGAGCAGAGTGATGCTCTCTCTGCACAGTTGCAAGAAGCTGGAATTCCACACGAG GTTCTCAATGCAAAACCAGAAAACGTCGAGAGAGAAGCAGAAATTGTTGCTCAGAGTGGTCGCCTGGGTGCAGTGACCATTGCTACCAACATGGCTGGACGGGGCACTGATATAATTCTGGGTGGAAATTCCGAATTTATGGCAAGGCTGAAGTTACGTGAGCTGCTTATGCCAAG ACTTGTCAAACTAACTAATGGAGCTTTTGTATCTGTGAAGAAGCCTCCTCCAAAGAAAACATGGAAG GTGAACGAAAGTTTATTTCCATGTGATCTTTCAAGTGAGAATGCCAAATTGGCTGAAGAAGCCGTACAGTTTGCTGTGAAAACTTGGGGTCAGAAATCACTAACTGAGCTTGAAGCAGAAGAGCGTCTATCTTATTCTTGTGAGAAG GGCCCTGCTCAAGATGATGTCATAGCTAAGTTGCGGAATGCATTTTTAGAAATTGTCAAAGAATACAAGGTTTATACGGaggaagaaaggaagaag GTTGTGTTAGCAGGTGGACTCCATGTCGTAGGGACAGAACGACATGAATCCCGACGAATTGATAATCAG CTGCGTGGTCGAAGTGGTCGACAAGGGGATCCTGGAAGTTCACGTTTCTTCTTAAGTCTTGAAGATAACATCTTTAGGATATTTGGTGGAGACCGAATTCAG GGTTTAATGAGAGCTTTTAGGGTAGAAGACCTTCCTATTGAATCCCAGATGTTAACAAAAGCACTTGATGAAGCCCAAAGAAAAGTGGAGAACTACTTTTTTGATATCCGAAAGCAGTTGTTTGAGTATGATGAAGTCTTAAACAGCCAAAGAGATCGTGTGTACACCGAGAGAAGGCGTGCACTCGAATCAGACAATTTACAGTCACTTATTATTGAATATGCTGAGCTGACAATGGATGACATATTAGAA GCAAATATTGGTTCTGATACTCCAACTGAAAGCTGGGATCTTGAGAAGCTCATAGCAAAAGTTCAACA GTATTGCTATTTGTTGGACGATTTGACCCCAGATTTACTAAGGAGTAAATATCCAACATATGAGAGTTTGCAGAACTATCTTCGTCTACGTGGGCGTGAAGCATACTTACAGAAAAGG GATATTGTAGAGAAGGAAGCGCCAGGACTAATGAAGGAAGCTGAGAGGTTCTTGATCTTGAGCAACATTGACCGATTATGGAAAGAACACTTGCAGGCACTTAAGTTCGTGCAACAAGCTGTAGGGTTACGTGGATATGCACAACGCGATCCACTTATAGAGTACAAACTTGAGGGCTATAACCTCTTCTTGGATATGATGGCACAGATACGGAGAAATGTTATTTATTCTATTTATCAG TTCAAACCGGTGCTTGTTAAGAAGGATCAGGATGGTGGAAGGAAGGAGAAATCAGGTGAAGTTGTAACCAATGGTAGAggtacaaataataataattcaggTCCAGTTGCAGCTGAATCATCTTCTTCAGCTACTAATCCCAAAGCAACTGCTTAA
- the LOC103488831 gene encoding protein S-acyltransferase 18, translating into MRRHGWQPPLHPLQIVGIAIFSFLVVAFYTFLGLFLGNRIAETTITTLFSFVVLSVMFLFIRCTAIDPTDKTRLRKRKKIKSKPKLNFGFVLVQIVLRRFRNVERKILKRLIRRKYLDPWMGGPQMEPLVPFPLLMKEDVITPDHNQDDITFCSLCDFEVQRHSKHCRTCNRCVEGFDHHCRWLNNCVGKKNYTTFFLLMVSVLLMLAIEGGMAIVIFVRCFVDKKGMEMELRTRLHVDFPREALATITAMLVLMTAYGSAALGQLFFFHIVLIQKGMRTYDYILAMKEESQSIIEESFDEDYSDFSSDDDFDSPEKKPTLVSRLVMCQRGGQVTEESKKLSIKIDGNPQTPSTRKQGLHISINPWKLITLSRDKALAAAEKAKEKLERSKHNYLKPLPLETKSGLLTDNVTTTTTTSSYADIDRTRRMSWGNAKGKVPTGSPGSFSSPRKRCSGSALTSAASAASLSSPKHNKYRSNFDLKLTQVSKELETYISRQVLCSIIKKEESVASPR; encoded by the exons ATGAGACGCCATGGCTGGCAACCTCCTCTCCATCCTTTACAG ATTGTGGGCATCGCAATTTTCAGCTTTCTAGTAGTTGCCTTCTACACTTTCTTGGGGCTTTTCCTTGGGAACAGAATTGCCGAAACTACAATCACCACTCTGTTTTCCTTTGTG GTTCTCTCAGTTATGTTTCTGTTCATAAGGTGCACTGCTATTGACCCAACTGACAAAACCCGCCTccgaaaaaggaaaaaaattaaatcgaAACCAAAACTAAATTTTGGATTCGTGTTGGTGCAAATCGTTTTGAGACGATTCAGGAATGTAGAGAGAAAGATTCTGAAAAGATTGATCCGGAGGAAGTATTTGGATCCATGGATGGGTGGCCCTCAAATGGAGCCTTTGGTTCCTTTTCCTCTTCTAATGAAGGAGGATGTGATCACTCCTGATCACAACCAGGATGATATAACATTTTGCTCTCTCTGTGATTTCGAG GTGCAGAGGCACAGCAAGCATTGTCGAACCTGCAACCGTTGCGTTGAAGGATTTGATCACCATTGTAGG TGGCTAAACAACTGTGttggaaaaaagaattatacCACATTCTTTCTTCTGATGGTATCCGTGTTGTTAATG TTAGCGATTGAAGGAGGAATGGCCATTGTCATATTCGTAAGGTGTTTTGTAGATAAGAAGGGAATGGAAATGGAGCTGCGAACAAGACTCCACGTGGACTTTCCACGAGAAGCACTTGCTACAATTACC GCCATGCTTGTGTTGATGACTGCTTATGGCTCAGCAGCACTTGGACAACTATTTTTCTTTCACATAGTTCTCATACAAAAG GGAATGAGAACATATGACTACATACTCGCCATGAAAGAGGAGAGCCAATCTATTATTGAGGAGTCATTTGATGAAGACTACTCCGATTTCTCTTCAGACGACGACTTTGATTCGCCCGAGAAAAAGCCAACTTTGGTGTCACGTCTTGTCATGTGCCAAAGAGGAGGACAAGTCACGGAG GAGTCAAAGAAATTGTCCATAAAAATAGATGGAAATCCCCAGACTCCGTCCACTAGAAAACAAGGCCTTCATATCAGTATCAATCCATGGAAATTGATAACTTTGAGCAGAGACAAGGCTCTTGCAGCAGCTGAGAAAGCCAAAGAAAAGCTTGAGAGGTCAAAACACAATTACCTCAAGCCTTTGCCACTAGAGACCAAATCTGGCCTTCTTACAGATAAtgttactactactactactactagtAGTTATGCTGATATAGATAGAACGAGGAGGATGAGCTGGGGGAATGCTAAGGGAAAGGTACCTACCGGTTCGCCGGGAAGTTTTTCAAGCCCAAGGAAGCGTTGCTCTGGCTCCGCCCTAACGTCTGCCGCTTCAGCAGCATCCTTATCATCCCCTAAGCATAACAAATATAGAAGCAATTTTGACCTGAAGTTGACACAAGTGTCTAAAGAGCTTGAGACTTACATTTCAAGACAGGTTTTATGCtctatcattaaaaaagaagaaagtgtGGCCTCCCCAAGATAG
- the LOC103489540 gene encoding uncharacterized protein LOC103489540 has translation MKSEGVPSTNIAKMIALNPRSIMRNVGRMIHAVKTVKESGVEPKDRAFVYAVSAVGSMNHSSWKKKINVMKSLGWSEKEIFTAFKRYPLCLTCSEEKMRDVADFCFNTAKLDPGTLISYPVFFNLSVDKRLRPRYKVLEVLKVKNLVKNKKIALTGWFMQGEREFVKNNVVKHLDEIPNLMDIYRGNGASETKSVS, from the exons ATGAAAAG TGAAGGAGTACCTTCTACGAATATAGCGAAAATGATTGCATTGAACCCTAGAAGTATTATGCGAAATGTTGGTAGAATGATTCATGCAGTGAAAACGGTTAAAGAATCAGGCGTTGAACCAAAGGATCGTGCGTTTGTTTATGCAGTTAGTGCAGTGGGTTCTATGAATCATtcaagttggaagaagaaaataaatgttATGAAGAGTTTAGGATGGTCTGAGAAGGAGATTTTTACAGCCTTTAAGAGATATCCACTTTGTTTAACTTGTTCAGAGGAGAAAATGAGGGATGTTGCAGATTTCTGTTTCAACACTGCAAAGTTGGATCCAGGAACCTTAATTTCTTACCCTGTGTTCTTCAATTTGTCAGTCGACAAGCGACTCCGACCGAGGTACAAAGTTCTCGAGGTTTTGAAGGTGAAAAATCTCGTCAAGAACAAAAAGATTGCTCTTACTGGGTGGTTTATGCAAGGGGAGAGAGAATTTGTGAAGAATAATGTTGTTAAGCATTTGGATGAAATCCCAAATCTGATGGATATATACCGGGGCAATGGCGCATCTGAAACCAAATCTGTTTCATAG
- the LOC103488830 gene encoding uncharacterized protein LOC103488830: protein METLELRLPQFSEDLAWLPCWLQHSQTTPSSEQGIVCNYESAIKEVGYGIINKLEDANMYPKDSGCNRFQLFLSGEDSIPEIVAPSSSNALHFHLHLSSYGGSECTSSQHLDESHQLLEYSKVQLISMFEAPVDPRERSPSQKSINACDTDLPPHSSNKDVLHNVGCQSLTNSEYHENQQGEKLDVGCLKNAEVSDAIELSVVASEALVIHELLKVELDSAAVSVEAVLEASIQVKKARIESLESAHEIINEEVDLSDSLSDLDNSTMRDAFDDVGLPSSIWNSDHSGTTCFDVQDAPVNKNEFARGSQCNSIDMTSRPDILGNGLTLKQFEENLVVTRPVGLPLEDLSCNIQHQLSNDDVFGSTSPSYCKYDSMLQHPTQNESDEFVMKQKIVSSIVNTNLCTIHAKENSSLHECSKVSAKNDEPVAFLTPERFKSRWLGGWSGKEVDVSEQLRQDVDGKTIPLMFVNETSFLSESADIAPDENSCVQRCESKFQVASQSSIHFGHLDEKGDDGLLIAEEIVKCSLSLVDPLCSFVPCSISLDTDSAGQNLNEGKDHTKEWLGTFVDVGGSRLSIRRQVTSLKNYSTISPTHAAMEGGLENPYAHQLQGNMRLLSSDSQLDCTRLSSKRNFMETLPSQSTKSRDVDIVEDSQTDAGHNLVEEITELKSKSDEVAGDVSEFLVDTVKKRKTCDILNESLQLSKSTMKESSIEKDHLQSSETISNPQKVDNVVKMQHERKNPLEPCMLVQKRVRFLEANDQPQDNLDFQKVHPPKNYSTLRNSKRRKFSNQHLLSHHHDGKGHLKSRYNGSRKKLIFQGIQFLVTGFSSRKERDINGIVCNNGGIILPDIPCPSSRAQKMSKSDRKWPPVILSSKKLQTKKFLYGCAVNSLIVNISWLTDSIAAGSILPPWEYMIISNQADCTQIGRSVRYSSRRYIFENVGVMLHGKQGFCTKLTNVLKHGGGQVFKTLQWLVKSLNQEKISVGVVIVEDEHKVSRHLKQCALEQGIPLMSTKWVIKSLHLGELLPLTENNRSSLVQTTKNGKNFGFQRN from the exons ATGGAAACTCTAGAGCTTCGTCTTCCTCAATTCTCCGAG GATTTAGCTTGGCTTCCTTGCTGGCTTCAGCATAGTCAAACAACACCATCCAGTGAGCAAGGAATAGTATGTAATTATGAGTCAGCAATCAAG GAAGTTGGGTACGGAATCATCAATAAATTGGAAGATGCAAATATGTATCCAAAAGACAGTGGATGCAACAGATTTCAATTATTTCTATCAGGAGAGGACAGCATACCCGAAATTGTAGCTCCATCATCCAGTAAT GCGCTTCATTTTCATTTGCATCTTTCATCATATGGTGGCTCAGAATGTACTTCAAGTCAACATTTGGATGAATCTCACCAGTTGCTTGAATATAGTAAAGTTCAGTTGATCAGTATGTTTGAAGCACCAGTTGATCCCAGGGAACGTAGTCCATCTCAAAAGAGCATTAATGCTTGTGACACAGATTTGCCACCTCATTCTAGCAACAAAGATGTGTTGCACAATGTTGGCTGTCAATCTCTGACCAATTCTGAATATCATGAAAACCAACAGGGAGAAAAATTGGATGTTGGGTGCCTTAAAAACGCTGAAGTTAGTGATGCAATTGAGCTCTCTGTTGTGGCATCTGAAGCACTGGTTATACACGAATTATTAAAGGTTGAGCTAGATTCAGCAGCGGTATCAGTTGAAGCTGTTCTCGAAGCTTCCATTCAGGTCAAAAAAGCTCGTATTGAGTCGTTGGAAAGTGCCCATGAAATCATAAATGAGGAAGTGGACTTGAGTGACTCTCTTTCAGATTTGGACAACTCCACAATGAGAGATGCATTTGATGATGTAGGACTACCTTCGAGTATTTGGAACAGTGATCATTCTGGAACAACATGTTTTGATGTTCAAGATGCTCctgtaaataaaaatgaattcgCACGTGGTAGTCAATGTAATTCCATAGATATGACAAGTCGACCAGACATTTTAGGGAATGGATTAACCTTGAAACAGTTCGAAGAGAATCTTGTTGTGACAAGACCTGTGGGTTTGCCTTTGGAAGATCTGAGTTGTAACATTCAACATCAACTTTCTAATGATGACGTGTTCGGTTCAACTAGTCCAAGCTATTGTAAATATGATTCAATGTTGCAACACCCAACTCAAAACGAATCGGACGAGTTTGTTATGAAACAG AAAATTGTGTCGTCTATAGTTAATACAAATTTGTGTACGATCCATGCCAAGGAAAACTCTAGCCTACATGAGTGCAGTAAGGTGTCAGCAA AAAATGATGAACCGGTTGCTTTCTTAACTCCTGAGAGATTTAAGAGTCGTTGGCTGGGTGGATGGTCAGGTAAG GAAGTAGATGTTTCCGAGCAATTGAGACAAGATGTTGATGGAAAAACCATTCCTTTGATGTTTGTTAATGAGACAAGCTTTCTTTCTGAATCCGCTGATATAGCACCAGATGAGAACTCTTGTGTGCAAAGATGTGAATCTAAGTTCCAAGTTGCTTCACAGTCAAGTATacattttggtcatttggaCGAAAAAGGTGACGACGGTTTGCTGATAGCTGAAGAAATCGTGAAATGTAGCCTATCCTTGGTCGATCCTCTTTGTTCTTTTGTTCCATGCAGCATTTCCTTGGACACTGATTCTGCTGGACAGAATCTGAATGAAGGAAAAGATCATACAAAAGAATGGTTAGGCACCTTTGTGGATGTTGGAGGTTCTAGGCTCTCAATTCGAAGGCAGGTAACTTCACTTAAAAATTACAGCACGATTTCACCCACTCATGCTGCTATGGAAGGAGGCCTAGAGAACCCTTATGCACATCAACTACAAGGCAATATGAGGCTATTATCATCAGATTCTCAGTTGGATTGTACACGACTTTCTTCTAAAAGAAATTTTATGGAAACTTTACCCTCTCAATCTACTAAATCTAGAGATGTGGATATTGTGGAGGACAGCCAAACTGACGCTGGCCACAATTTGGTTGAGGAAATAACAGAACTGAAAAGCAAAAGTGATGAAGTTGCAGGTGATGTGAGCGAGTTCCTAGTTGATACagtgaagaaaagaaaaacttgtgatattttaaatgaGAGCCTGCAGCTATCAAAATCTACAATGAAGGAATCCTCTATCGAGAAAGATCATCTACAGAGCTCTGAAACTATATCCAATCCCCAAAAGGTTGACAACGTCGTGAAGATGCAACATGAAAGAAAGAATCCCCTTGAGCCATGTATGTTGGTGCAGAAGAGAGTCCGTTTCTTAGAAGCTAATGATCAGCCTCAAGACAACTTGGACTTTCAAAAAGTACATCCTCCAAAAAATT ATTCTACTCTCAGAAACAGCAAAAGGCGGAAGTTTTCTAATCAACATTTACTATCTCATCATCATGATGGGAAAGGTCATCTCAAGAGTCGCTACAATGGGAGCAGGAAGAAATTAATATTTCAAGGTATACAGTTCTTGGTAACAGGATTTTCTAGCCGTAAAGAAAGGGATATTAATGGAATAGTATGTAATAACGGAGGTATAATTCTTCCCGACATTCCTTGTCCAAGTTCAAGGGCGCAAAAGATGTCAAAATCAGACCGTAAGTGGCCTCCTGTTATTCTCTCTTCAAAGAAG CTCCAAACAAAAAAATTCTTGTATGGGTGTGCGGTGAATTCCCTTATCGTCAATATCAGTTGGCTTACAGATTCAATTGCTGCTGGTTCTATCTTACCACCTTGGGA ATACATGATTATATCAAATCAAGCTGATTGTACTCAAATTGGAAGATCAGTTAGATACAGCAGTCGAAGATATATATTTGAGAATGTTGGAGTCATGCTTCATGGGAAGCAAGGTTTCTGCACCAAATTGACAAACGTATTAAAG CATGGAGGTGGACAGGTTTTCAAGACCCTACAGTGGTTAGTAAAGAGTCTAAACCAGGAGAAGATTTCAGTTGGAGTTGTTATAGTCGAAGACGAGCACAAGGTGTCCCGTCACCTGAAGCAATGTGCCTTGGAACAAGGGATACCCTTGATG TCTACAAAATGGGTCATAAAGAGCTTACATTTGGGAGAGCTCCTTCCTTTGACAGAAAACAATCGATCCTCTTTAGTACAAACTacaaaaaatggtaaaaatttCGGCTTTCAAAGAAACTAG
- the LOC103488828 gene encoding protein ZINC INDUCED FACILITATOR-LIKE 1-like isoform X2, whose translation MADENRERLLKEEDYYYYENCPGCKMEQYNQVHRGFPFRQLLMISFIVLITALPISSFFPFLYFMVRDFNIAENVEDIGFYAGFIGASFMIGRALTSVFWGIVADRYGRKPVILFGIFIVFTFNTLFGLSLNYWMAIITRFLLGSLNGILGPIKAYASESVNEEYQAIAMSSISTTWGIALIVGPAIGGFLAQPVEKFPGIFSSEGLFGRFPYFLPCLFTSLLALITGIISLWLPESLHMHDKNVPSHSISYEALEDQPGDCNGNEPTLTTESKELPSKPSLFRNWELMSAIIVYCVFSLHDMAYVEIFSLWTVSSRTLGGLSFTSGDVGEVLAITGFSLLVFQSAFYPYVERIFGPIMVSRVCGILSIPLLAMYSFLSVFSGAVLHIVVTLASVLKNLLSVSIITGLFIIQNRAVDQHQRGAANGIAMTGMSIFKAIGPAAGGALLSWSQKRLDAAFLPGPHMFFFILNVIEVIAVVMTFKPFLVPRQN comes from the exons ATGGCGGACGAAAATCGGGAGAGGTTATTGAAGGAAGAGGATTATTACTACTACGAGAATTGTCCTGGATGCAAGATGGAACAATACAATCAAGTGCACCGTGGTTTTCCTTTCCGCCAACTTCTTATGATTTCGTTTATTGTTCTAATTACTG CATTGCCGATATCATCATTTTTCCCGTTTCTGTACTTCATG GTTCGGGATTTTAATATTGCAGAAAATGTAGAAGATATCGGATTCTATGCTGGTTTTATCG GAGCTTCTTTCATGATTGGCAGAGCATTAACATCTGTTTTCTGGGGAATAGTGGCTGATCGCTATGGTCGAAAACCTGTTAttctttttggaatttttataGT GTTTACATTCAACACCCTATTTGGCCTTAGTTTAAATTACTGGATGGCTATTATCACCAGGTTTCTTCTTGGAAGTTTGAATGGCATACTTGGACCAATAAAG GCATATGCAAGTGAAAGTGTTAATGAAGAATATCAAGCCATCGCTATGTCGTCt ATTAGTACAACATGGGGAATCGCATTGATAGTAGGCCCAGCTATAGGAGGGTTTCTTGCTCAG CCAGTAGAGAAATTTCCTGGCATTTTCTCCAGTGAGGGTTTGTTTGGGAG ATTTCCTTACTTCCTGCCCTGTCTTTTTACATCACTCCTTGCACTAATTACAGGAATAATCTCTCTTTGGCTTCCG GAATCACTGCATATGCACGATAAAAATGTTCCATCACATTCTATATCATATGAAGCCTTGGAAGATCAACCCGGTGATTGTAATGGAAATGAACCAACACTAACAACCGAAAGTAAAGAACTGCCTTCTAAGCCAAGTCTCTTCAGGAATTGGGAGTTAATGTCAGCAATCATTGTTTATTGTGTATTCTCACTTCATGATATGGCTTACGTGGAG ATATTTTCACTCTGGACTGTCAGTTCTCGTACGCTTGGTGGCCTGAGCTTTACATCTGGAGATGTTGGAGAAGTACTCGCCATCACAG GTTTCAGCCTCCTTGTGTTTCAATCTGCTTTTTACCCATATGTGGAAAGGATATTTGGACCCATAATGGTATCTCGTGTTTGTGGA ATATTGTCAATCCCCCTGCTGGCAATGTATTCCTTTTTATCCGTGTTTTCAGGAGCTGTCCTTCACATTGTCGTAACTCTTGCATCAGTCTTGAAGAATCTTCTCTCT GTCTCCATTATAACTGGATTGTTCATCATACAAAACAGAGCCGTG GATCAACATCAAAGGGGGGCTGCTAATGGCATTGCTATGACGGGAATGTCTATTTTCAAGGCAATTGGTCCAGCTGCAGGTGGTGCATT ACTCTCTTGGTCACAGAAGCGTTTAGACGCTGCTTTTCTCCCAG GTCCCCACATGTTTTTCTTCATCCTAAATGTGATAGAAGTGATTGCAGTGGTGATGACATTCAAACCGTTTCTTGTTCCACGTCAAAACTAG
- the LOC103488828 gene encoding protein ZINC INDUCED FACILITATOR-LIKE 1-like isoform X1 encodes MADENRERLLKEEDYYYYENCPGCKMEQYNQVHRGFPFRQLLMISFIVLITALPISSFFPFLYFMVRDFNIAENVEDIGFYAGFIGASFMIGRALTSVFWGIVADRYGRKPVILFGIFIVFTFNTLFGLSLNYWMAIITRFLLGSLNGILGPIKAYASESVNEEYQAIAMSSISTTWGIALIVGPAIGGFLAQPVEKFPGIFSSEGLFGRFPYFLPCLFTSLLALITGIISLWLPESLHMHDKNVPSHSISYEALEDQPGDCNGNEPTLTTESKELPSKPSLFRNWELMSAIIVYCVFSLHDMAYVEIFSLWTVSSRTLGGLSFTSGDVGEVLAITGFSLLVFQSAFYPYVERIFGPIMVSRVCGILSIPLLAMYSFLSVFSGAVLHIVVTLASVLKNLLSVSIITGLFIIQNRAVDQHQRGAANGIAMTGMSIFKAIGPAAGGALLSWSQKRLDAAFLPGTFLFAYSFTRILVRFIYIYIYIYIYIYIYVIWYAINSYK; translated from the exons ATGGCGGACGAAAATCGGGAGAGGTTATTGAAGGAAGAGGATTATTACTACTACGAGAATTGTCCTGGATGCAAGATGGAACAATACAATCAAGTGCACCGTGGTTTTCCTTTCCGCCAACTTCTTATGATTTCGTTTATTGTTCTAATTACTG CATTGCCGATATCATCATTTTTCCCGTTTCTGTACTTCATG GTTCGGGATTTTAATATTGCAGAAAATGTAGAAGATATCGGATTCTATGCTGGTTTTATCG GAGCTTCTTTCATGATTGGCAGAGCATTAACATCTGTTTTCTGGGGAATAGTGGCTGATCGCTATGGTCGAAAACCTGTTAttctttttggaatttttataGT GTTTACATTCAACACCCTATTTGGCCTTAGTTTAAATTACTGGATGGCTATTATCACCAGGTTTCTTCTTGGAAGTTTGAATGGCATACTTGGACCAATAAAG GCATATGCAAGTGAAAGTGTTAATGAAGAATATCAAGCCATCGCTATGTCGTCt ATTAGTACAACATGGGGAATCGCATTGATAGTAGGCCCAGCTATAGGAGGGTTTCTTGCTCAG CCAGTAGAGAAATTTCCTGGCATTTTCTCCAGTGAGGGTTTGTTTGGGAG ATTTCCTTACTTCCTGCCCTGTCTTTTTACATCACTCCTTGCACTAATTACAGGAATAATCTCTCTTTGGCTTCCG GAATCACTGCATATGCACGATAAAAATGTTCCATCACATTCTATATCATATGAAGCCTTGGAAGATCAACCCGGTGATTGTAATGGAAATGAACCAACACTAACAACCGAAAGTAAAGAACTGCCTTCTAAGCCAAGTCTCTTCAGGAATTGGGAGTTAATGTCAGCAATCATTGTTTATTGTGTATTCTCACTTCATGATATGGCTTACGTGGAG ATATTTTCACTCTGGACTGTCAGTTCTCGTACGCTTGGTGGCCTGAGCTTTACATCTGGAGATGTTGGAGAAGTACTCGCCATCACAG GTTTCAGCCTCCTTGTGTTTCAATCTGCTTTTTACCCATATGTGGAAAGGATATTTGGACCCATAATGGTATCTCGTGTTTGTGGA ATATTGTCAATCCCCCTGCTGGCAATGTATTCCTTTTTATCCGTGTTTTCAGGAGCTGTCCTTCACATTGTCGTAACTCTTGCATCAGTCTTGAAGAATCTTCTCTCT GTCTCCATTATAACTGGATTGTTCATCATACAAAACAGAGCCGTG GATCAACATCAAAGGGGGGCTGCTAATGGCATTGCTATGACGGGAATGTCTATTTTCAAGGCAATTGGTCCAGCTGCAGGTGGTGCATT ACTCTCTTGGTCACAGAAGCGTTTAGACGCTGCTTTTCTCCCAGGTACTTTTCTTTTTGCCTATTCTTTCACCCGCATCCTAGTtcgttttatatatatatatatatatatatatatatatatatatatatatgttatctGGTATGCCATTAACAGTTATAAATAG